From Xenopus tropicalis strain Nigerian chromosome 3, UCB_Xtro_10.0, whole genome shotgun sequence, the proteins below share one genomic window:
- the LOC100486441 gene encoding extracellular calcium-sensing receptor yields the protein MQGSPITGKHGKYWMADRIVCRALNLACPAIKVVRTCALPCTLHSPRETGFIKDGDLMISGHFPVHTAWIDTKYLYTEKNPPLTCSSLKGTLWTLTGQDHPILNYKCHPNVPTAIVEDATSGTSAAMATLLGVYRYPQVSYSASMSSLSNHFLYPSFFRTLPNDAMQSLALAHLISYMGWTWVGLISLDDDYGIDGSHVLKQELYKLAVCIAYHESFGVESSSKRIQSVANIVAQSSVRVVIIYSRDPFVSMLMEYFVERQDTKRIWLATTGWSNSQMLLTKLFSHTVMGTLGLSLHKAEMPWLKKFLLNIHPSTSLPYDIFIKTFWEIVHNCQWPEEYSVVTNGTVWCMGEEKLVRFRPSAYEFDEFDFRVYHHLRKVSFVNRMGEQMYFDHHGDPPAYFDIVNWQRSQDGTIQFQKVGWYDARAPLGKEFVINTTAIQWITGNTEVPLSVCSESCAPGYRKAAQKGQPLCCFDCIHCSEGEISNQTDSSNCFPCTDETWPNEGRTECLPKPVDFLSFEEPLGITITCTTIFSYISTVTILCVFIRYKDTAIVKANNRDLTYVLLGSLSLSFLCPLLFIGQPHRFTCLFRQVTFGVIFVLSVSCVLAKTIMVVIAFRATKPGSNMRRWLGPSVPGLKVSACTNLQLFICIFWMLYCPPFPERNTRIKIGVIVFQCNECSDTLLWCMVGCMAFLSCVCFLVAFLARKLPDTFNEAKWITFSMLIFLSVWIAFAPAYLSTQGKYMAAVEVFGIICSSAGILVCIFLPKCYIILLRPDLNTRGNILSNRST from the exons ggctctgaaCCTGGCTTGTCCTGCAATTAAAGTTGTCCGCACTTGT GCTCTGCCCTGCACCCTGCACAGCCCCCGGGAAACTGGCTTTATAAAGGATGGAGACCTCATGATCTCAGGACATTTCCCAGTTCACACAGCTTGGATCGATACCAAATAcctatatacagaaaagaacccGCCCTTGACATGTTCATC TCTAAAAGGCACACTGTGGACTCTCACAGGGCAAGACCACCCCATACTTAACTACAAGTGCCACCCTAATGTTCCCACTGCTATTGTTGAAGATGCCACTTCAGGGACTTCTGCCGCAATGGCAACTCTTCTGGGTgtctacaggtaccctcag GTTAGTTATTCTGCTTCCATGTCCTCTCTCAGCAACCACTTTTTGTATCCTTCATTCTTCCGCACCCTTCCAAATGATGCCATGCAGTCTTTGGCTTTAGCACATCTTATTTCCTACATGGGTTGGACTTGGGTGGGCTTGATATCATTGGATGATGACTATGGTATTGACGGGTCCCATGTTTTAAAACAGGAGCTCTATAAACTGGCAGTGTGCATAGCATATCATGAGTCCTTTGGGGTAGAAAGTTCTTCCAAAAGGATCCAGTCAGTTGCCAATATAGTTGCACAGTCATCTGTTAGAGTTGTCATCATCTACTCCAGGGACCCCTTTGTTAGTATGCTGATGGAGTATTTTGTAGAAAGACAGGACACAAAGAGGATCTGGTTGGCTACTACTGGATGGTCAAATTCACAGATGCTCCTCACAAAACTGTTCAGTCATACTGTGATGGGGACCCTGGGCTTGTCATTACATAAAGCTGAAATGCCATGGCTCAAGAAATTTCTACTTAACATCCATCCCTCCACCTCACTTCCTTATGATATCTTCATAAAGACCTTCTGGGAAATAGTGCACAATTGCCAGTGGCCTGAAGAATATTCAGTAGTCACAAATGGAACTGTTTGGTGTATGGGTGAAGAGAAACTGGTTAGGTTCAGGCCTAGTGCATATGAATTTGATGAATTTGACTTCAGG GTGTATCACCACCTGAGGAAGGTCTCTTTTGTCAATAGGATGGGGGAGCAGATGTACTTTGACCACCATGGAGATCCGCCTGCTTATTTTGATATAGTGAACTGGCAAAGGAGCCAAGATGGCACCATTCAGTTTCAGAAGGTTGGATGGTATGATGCGAGGGCACCACTGGGGAAGGAGTTTGTCATTAATACCACAGCCATCCAGTGGATCACAGGAAATACAGAG GTTCCCCTCTCGGTGTGCAGTGAAAGTTGTGCTCCTGGATACCGGAAAGCTGCCCAGAAAGGCCAACCCCTCTGCTGCTTTGATTGTATTCACTGCTCTGAAGGCGAAATATCCAACCAAACAG ATTCCAGTAATTGCTTTCCTTGCACTGATGAGACATGGCCCAATGAGGGCAGAACTGAGTGCCTGCCAAAGCCTGTAGATTTCCTTTCCTTTGAGGAGCCTCTTGGCATCACCATCACCTGCACTACCATCTTCAGTTATATCAGCACAGTGACCATCCTTTGTGTCTTCATCAGATATAAGGACACTGCCATTGTCAAAGCCAATAACCGTGATCTTACTTACGTCCTCTTGGGCTCACTATCATTGAGTTTTCTCTGCCCCCTGCTTTTCATTGGACAACCTCATAGATTTACTTGCCTCTTCCGCCAGGTGACCTTTGGAGTCATCTTTGTGCTCAGTGTTTCATGTGTCTTAGCCAAGACCATTATGGTTGTCATTGCCTTCCGAGCTACCAAACCAGGAAGCAACATGAGAAGGTGGCTGGGGCCAAGTGTTCCAGGCTTAAAAGTGTCTGCCTGTACAAACCTTCAGCTCTTCATTTGTATCTTCTGGATGTTGTACTGCCCTCCATTCCCTGAGAGAAACACCAGGATCAAGATTGGGGTCATCGTATTCCAGTGTAATGAATGTTCGGACACACTGCTATGGTGCATGGTTGGATGCATGGCTTTTCTGTCCTGTGTCTGCTTCCTGGTGGCATTTCTGGCAAGAAAATTACCAGACACCTTCAACGAAGCCAAGTGGATCACCTTCTCCATGTTGATATTCCTCAGTGTTTGGATTGCCTTTGCCCCTGCCTATCTCAGTACTCAGGGCAAATACATGGCAGCAGTAGAGGTGTTCGGCATCATCTGCTCAAGTGCTGGCATCCTTGTTTGCATTTTCCTTCCCAAATGTTACATCATATTACTAAGGCCCGACCTCAACACACGTGGGAATATTCTGAGCAACAGGTCAACTTAA